A region from the Triticum urartu cultivar G1812 chromosome 1, Tu2.1, whole genome shotgun sequence genome encodes:
- the LOC125536493 gene encoding uncharacterized protein LOC125536493, whose protein sequence is MPLRRANWDARRRCRVRRRSTWLCSLRMCGPPSLKADVLAMVMGAACAVARDGRRGGRETVAARDTVTASARKTEAERPLCAGVSSRGVERSCSPHIAKGWRPPSPIQLLISCGVNHGDSQRRKNIDHGFNERRKEMNELIAMHELIAFELIVSCYLM, encoded by the exons ATGCCGCTGCGGCGGGCAAATTGGGACGCTCGTCGGCGATGTCGCGTCCGGCGTCGCTCTACCTGGCTCTGCTCGTTGAGGATGTGCGGGCCGCCGTCCTTGAAGGCAGACGTTCTGGCCATGGTGATGGGGGCTGCGTGTGCCGTCGCCCGTGATGGCAGGCGCGGTGGTCGGGAAACGGTGGCTGCGCGTGATACGGTGACGGCGTCTGCGCGTAAGACGGAGGCTGAGCGGCCTCTGTGTGCTGGAGTTAGCTCCCGCGGCGTGGAGAGGAGCTGCAGCCCGCACATCGCAAAGGGATGGAGGCCTCCTTCTCCCATCCAGTTGCTGATTTCATGTGGG GTAAACCATGGTGATAGTCAAAGAAGGAAGAATATTGATCACGGTTTCAATGAAAGAAGGAAGGAGATGAATGAATTGATTGCCATGCATGAATTGATTGCGTTTGAATTGATTGTCTCTTGTTACCTTATGTGA